One Chloroflexota bacterium DNA segment encodes these proteins:
- a CDS encoding NAD(P)-dependent glycerol-3-phosphate dehydrogenase, with product MTKSAHRQVESAITVVGTGMWGTTLAVQLALGNRAVRWLARTDDEAKQLRDCGENRRFLPGIPIPPAVDITGDPLAALPGSEIVLLVVPSEAMRRNLRWIAPGVTADSLLVSATKGLETAAGKTMSALIREELPELAPGGVLALSGPNLAREIARGQPAAAVLAGTDAELTRRARERLMLPRFRIYTSTDVIGVELGGALKNVMAIVAGICDGLGLGDNAKAALLTRGVAEMTRLGVAMGAQPLTFAGLAGLGDLMATCASRQSRNRHVGEQLAQGKSLDEILDSMDNVAEGVPTTRAAVRLARSLDVELPITELLHEVLKGGTTVAQATVELLERAPRDELDSASLESL from the coding sequence ATGACGAAAAGCGCCCATCGGCAAGTTGAAAGCGCGATCACCGTTGTCGGCACAGGCATGTGGGGCACCACGCTGGCCGTGCAACTCGCCCTTGGAAACCGCGCCGTCCGCTGGCTGGCTCGCACTGATGATGAGGCGAAGCAACTGCGGGATTGCGGAGAAAACCGGCGTTTCCTGCCGGGAATTCCCATACCGCCTGCCGTGGACATCACCGGCGACCCCCTGGCGGCGTTGCCGGGGAGCGAGATTGTCCTGCTTGTGGTGCCTTCGGAAGCAATGCGCCGGAACCTGCGTTGGATTGCGCCGGGCGTAACGGCCGACTCTCTCCTAGTTTCGGCGACAAAGGGTCTTGAGACCGCAGCCGGCAAGACGATGTCCGCGTTGATCCGGGAAGAACTACCGGAGCTTGCTCCAGGTGGCGTGTTAGCGCTTTCGGGTCCCAATCTTGCCCGCGAGATTGCCAGAGGCCAGCCCGCTGCCGCCGTGCTTGCGGGCACGGATGCCGAATTGACTCGCAGGGCGCGGGAGAGGCTTATGCTGCCGCGCTTTCGCATCTATACGAGCACTGATGTCATTGGTGTCGAGCTGGGCGGAGCGCTCAAGAATGTCATGGCGATCGTAGCCGGTATCTGCGATGGGTTGGGCCTTGGTGACAACGCGAAGGCGGCACTGTTGACACGCGGCGTTGCGGAGATGACGCGGCTTGGCGTGGCGATGGGCGCGCAGCCGCTCACATTTGCCGGACTGGCAGGGCTCGGCGATCTCATGGCGACGTGCGCCAGCCGGCAGAGTCGCAACCGGCACGTTGGCGAACAATTGGCGCAGGGCAAGTCGCTCGATGAAATCCTCGATTCGATGGACAACGTAGCTGAAGGTGTGCCGACCACCCGTGCCGCCGTGCGGTTGGCGCGCAGTCTCGACGTGGAATTGCCGATTACGGAGCTGCTGCATGAAGTGCTCAAAGGCGGCACCACGGTGGCCCAGGCAACGGTGGAACTCCTGGAACGCGCGCCGCGTGACGAACTTGATAGCGCCAGTCTTGAATCCCTTTGA
- the nrfD gene encoding polysulfide reductase NrfD — protein sequence MRFGFLIDNRKCIGCHACTVACKSEHDVPLGVYRTWVKYVETGQFPDNRRHFTVLRCNHCDDAPCIPSCPVTALYRREQDGIVDFDPERCIGCKACLQACPYDALHIDPDTHTAAKCNFCAHRVEVGLEPSCQVVCPTQAIVSGDLDDPTSYISKLISREPVQVRKPEKGTVPKLFYIDADESSLTPSAATPVKDYGMWSEMPNANGNGQNPNMLQDSEFLLQDLVAKSAKTVYDVDHPTPWGWKVSAYIWTKSIAAGAFLLPAAGLALGLVADNPLLAWGGPILALIFLAITAGLLVWDLQRPDRFYTILIRPQWRSWVAIGTYILLFFAVVVGLSLLAALAGAGGLMQVLWWPGGVLAILAAIYTGFLFAQSKARDLWLSPALPVHLLVQAALAGAASLAILGTVVETTVQTEEFLRTVLLWGLIANLFIILVGELWLPHGTRDAAKAAQMILRGQYSQRFWAGVVGAGHVLPVILLIAIPLGLAPAAVIVAGACALVGLLLFEDIWVRAGQALPLS from the coding sequence ATGAGATTTGGCTTTCTAATCGACAACCGCAAGTGTATTGGTTGTCATGCATGTACGGTTGCGTGTAAGTCCGAGCATGACGTGCCGTTAGGCGTCTACCGCACCTGGGTGAAGTACGTCGAGACAGGCCAGTTTCCTGATAACCGCCGCCACTTCACGGTGCTCCGCTGCAATCACTGCGATGATGCTCCCTGCATCCCGTCTTGTCCGGTCACGGCGCTGTATCGCCGCGAGCAAGATGGCATCGTCGATTTCGATCCCGAGCGGTGTATTGGCTGTAAGGCGTGCCTGCAGGCATGTCCGTATGATGCGCTGCATATCGATCCTGATACGCATACCGCCGCGAAGTGCAACTTCTGCGCGCATCGCGTTGAGGTTGGGTTGGAACCGTCGTGCCAGGTGGTTTGTCCCACCCAGGCCATTGTATCGGGAGACTTGGACGATCCGACGAGCTACATCTCCAAGCTAATCTCACGCGAGCCGGTGCAGGTGCGCAAGCCCGAGAAAGGCACGGTACCGAAGCTCTTCTATATCGATGCCGACGAAAGCAGCCTGACCCCTTCGGCCGCGACTCCGGTCAAGGATTACGGCATGTGGAGTGAAATGCCGAATGCCAACGGCAACGGCCAGAACCCGAACATGCTCCAGGACAGTGAGTTCTTGCTCCAGGACCTGGTGGCAAAGTCGGCTAAAACGGTGTACGACGTTGATCACCCGACGCCCTGGGGATGGAAAGTGAGCGCGTACATTTGGACGAAATCAATCGCCGCAGGCGCATTCTTGCTGCCCGCTGCGGGCCTTGCGCTGGGCCTGGTAGCTGACAACCCGCTGCTGGCGTGGGGCGGCCCAATTCTGGCCTTGATATTCCTCGCAATTACGGCCGGCTTACTGGTTTGGGACCTTCAGCGCCCCGACCGTTTCTATACCATTCTCATTCGCCCGCAATGGCGATCTTGGGTTGCCATCGGCACGTACATCTTGCTGTTCTTTGCCGTAGTTGTAGGTCTAAGCTTACTTGCTGCGCTGGCCGGAGCGGGAGGTCTGATGCAAGTGCTTTGGTGGCCGGGAGGCGTGTTGGCAATCCTCGCTGCCATCTATACGGGCTTTCTCTTTGCGCAGTCGAAAGCGCGCGACCTGTGGTTGAGCCCCGCGTTGCCGGTGCACCTCTTGGTGCAGGCCGCGTTGGCCGGCGCCGCATCACTGGCAATCCTTGGCACAGTAGTCGAGACGACCGTACAAACCGAGGAGTTCTTGCGCACCGTTTTGCTTTGGGGCCTGATTGCCAACCTCTTCATCATCTTGGTTGGCGAGCTGTGGTTGCCGCATGGCACGAGGGATGCTGCCAAGGCCGCGCAAATGATCTTGCGGGGCCAGTACTCGCAGCGCTTCTGGGCCGGTGTGGTCGGTGCTGGGCATGTATTGCCGGTAATACTGCTTATCGCGATCCCATTGGGACTTGCACCGGCTGCAGTGATCGTTGCAGGCGCGTGCGCGCTCGTTGGGTTGCTGCTATTTGAAGACATTTGGGTAAGAGCCGGTCAAGCGCTGCCGCTGAGCTAG
- a CDS encoding molybdopterin-dependent oxidoreductase yields MSVFKPQFPESGQLANYPPVEQWDDWTEYDPEAWPQKVPKNYMLVPTVCFNCESACGLLAYIDKEDMRIRKFEGNPAHPGSRGRNCAKGPATINQVHDPERILYPMKRTGPRGSGEWERTTWDEVLDSLAARIRRALQEDRRTEVMYHVGRPGHDGYMDRVLQAWGVDGHNSHTNVCSSGARLGYTLWQGADRPSPDHANSRFMLLISAHLETGHYFNPHAQRIIEGKLSGAKIAVIDTRLSNTASRADYWLSSWPGSEAAMLLAMANVILQEDGYNRDFMEKWLNWHEYMRAEHPDVDATFDNFIAAIKEFYASYTAEFAEQESGVDASQIVAVAREIAAAGTAFASHVWRSAASGNEGGWQVSRCLTFLGVLTGSIGTRGGTSPNSWNKFAPAPYIKPPPQQVWSELLWPKEFPLAHHEMSILLPHFLKEGRGKVDTYFTRVYNPVWTNPDGASWIEMLSDEDKVGVHAALTPVWSETAWFADYVLPMGNGAERHDLMSQETQAGAWIGFRQPVLRVAREKSGDAVEFTYEANPGEVWEEDEFWIELSWRIDPDGSLGVREFFESPYRPGEKLTISEYYQWIFENSVPGLPEAAEKEELAPLAYMRKYGAFEVKRDTYAVHENPLSAEQLDGAEVDPVTHQVRKNGEVLGVEVDGTAVEGFHTPSRKLEFFSDTMREFKWSEYAVPTYIRSHVHRDNIDHGKGEYVLLPTFRLPTLIHTRAGNAKWLYEISHTNPLWVHPKDAERLEFETGDLARVSTEVGYFVIRVWVTEGIRPGIVACSHHLGRWRLSKESGGERWSTAHVDLKQVKDGQWFMRQIEGVRPFESPDPDSDRVWWKDSGVHQNMTFPVHPDPVSGMHCWHQKVCVETAGADDQYGDVFVDTDKSHQVYLEWMKKTRPAEGTNALRRPLWIPRPVKPATEVYRMP; encoded by the coding sequence ATGTCGGTTTTCAAACCACAGTTTCCCGAGTCAGGCCAGCTTGCGAACTACCCTCCGGTAGAGCAGTGGGACGACTGGACTGAATACGACCCGGAAGCCTGGCCTCAGAAAGTCCCGAAGAACTACATGCTGGTCCCGACCGTATGCTTTAACTGCGAGTCCGCGTGCGGCCTGCTGGCGTACATCGACAAAGAAGACATGCGCATTCGCAAATTCGAGGGCAATCCGGCGCATCCCGGCAGTCGCGGCCGCAACTGCGCGAAAGGCCCGGCGACTATCAACCAAGTGCATGATCCGGAGCGCATACTCTATCCCATGAAGCGCACCGGGCCCCGTGGCTCCGGCGAGTGGGAACGGACCACGTGGGATGAAGTGCTCGATTCGCTCGCAGCGCGCATTCGACGCGCACTACAGGAAGACCGGCGCACTGAGGTCATGTATCATGTGGGTCGTCCCGGACACGACGGTTACATGGACCGCGTGCTCCAGGCCTGGGGCGTGGACGGACATAACAGCCATACCAACGTCTGCTCGTCAGGCGCGCGTCTGGGATACACGCTCTGGCAAGGCGCGGACCGACCCTCGCCCGATCACGCCAATTCGCGGTTCATGCTGCTAATAAGCGCTCACCTGGAGACGGGGCACTACTTCAATCCCCATGCCCAGCGGATCATTGAGGGCAAGCTCTCAGGGGCCAAGATAGCCGTCATCGATACGCGGCTTTCAAATACTGCCTCGCGGGCAGACTACTGGCTGTCGTCATGGCCGGGTTCTGAGGCAGCAATGCTGCTTGCCATGGCAAACGTCATCTTGCAGGAAGACGGATACAACCGCGACTTCATGGAGAAATGGCTGAATTGGCACGAGTACATGCGCGCTGAGCATCCTGACGTGGATGCAACATTCGACAATTTTATTGCCGCCATCAAAGAGTTCTATGCCTCGTACACAGCGGAGTTTGCCGAGCAGGAGAGTGGCGTAGACGCTAGCCAGATCGTTGCGGTGGCGCGCGAGATCGCCGCGGCGGGCACAGCTTTTGCCAGCCACGTGTGGCGCAGTGCGGCCTCCGGCAATGAAGGCGGCTGGCAAGTTTCCCGCTGCCTGACTTTTCTCGGCGTGTTGACGGGGAGCATCGGCACGCGCGGCGGCACGTCGCCAAATAGTTGGAATAAGTTCGCGCCGGCGCCTTACATCAAACCCCCGCCGCAGCAGGTATGGAGCGAGCTTTTGTGGCCGAAGGAATTTCCGCTGGCGCACCATGAGATGAGCATTCTATTGCCGCACTTTCTCAAGGAAGGACGCGGCAAGGTGGATACCTACTTTACGCGGGTCTATAACCCGGTGTGGACCAATCCCGATGGGGCCTCGTGGATCGAAATGCTGAGCGACGAAGATAAGGTGGGTGTCCATGCCGCGTTGACGCCGGTGTGGAGCGAGACTGCCTGGTTTGCGGACTACGTGTTGCCCATGGGCAACGGCGCCGAGCGCCACGATCTCATGAGCCAAGAGACTCAAGCCGGGGCTTGGATCGGCTTCCGCCAACCGGTGCTGCGGGTGGCGCGTGAAAAGAGCGGCGATGCCGTCGAGTTTACCTACGAAGCCAATCCCGGTGAGGTGTGGGAAGAGGATGAGTTCTGGATTGAGCTTTCCTGGCGCATCGACCCCGATGGCAGCTTGGGCGTGCGGGAATTCTTCGAGTCTCCATACCGGCCCGGTGAAAAGCTGACGATTAGCGAATACTACCAGTGGATATTCGAGAATAGTGTACCGGGACTGCCGGAGGCTGCGGAAAAAGAGGAGCTTGCGCCCCTGGCGTACATGCGCAAGTACGGCGCATTCGAAGTGAAGCGGGACACCTACGCTGTGCATGAAAACCCGCTGTCCGCAGAGCAGCTTGACGGGGCAGAGGTTGATCCCGTTACCCACCAGGTGCGGAAGAACGGCGAAGTGCTTGGAGTAGAGGTGGATGGCACGGCGGTTGAAGGGTTCCATACGCCTTCCCGCAAGCTGGAGTTCTTCTCCGATACAATGCGCGAGTTCAAGTGGTCGGAATACGCCGTGCCGACCTACATCAGGAGTCACGTGCATCGAGATAACATCGACCACGGCAAGGGTGAATACGTCCTGTTGCCCACGTTCCGTCTGCCGACACTCATCCATACGCGGGCGGGAAATGCCAAGTGGCTGTATGAGATTTCGCACACCAATCCGCTCTGGGTGCACCCAAAGGACGCCGAGCGGCTTGAGTTTGAGACCGGCGACCTTGCCAGAGTAAGTACGGAAGTGGGCTATTTCGTCATACGTGTCTGGGTCACGGAGGGCATACGTCCCGGGATTGTGGCATGTTCACACCACCTGGGGCGCTGGCGACTCTCGAAGGAGAGTGGCGGCGAGCGCTGGTCGACCGCCCACGTGGACTTGAAGCAGGTAAAGGACGGGCAGTGGTTCATGCGGCAAATTGAAGGCGTGAGGCCATTCGAGAGCCCGGACCCGGATTCAGACCGCGTCTGGTGGAAAGATTCCGGCGTGCATCAGAATATGACCTTCCCGGTGCACCCGGACCCGGTGAGCGGCATGCACTGCTGGCACCAGAAGGTGTGTGTCGAAACGGCAGGCGCCGACGATCAATACGGCGATGTCTTTGTGGATACTGATAAGTCTCACCAGGTGTACCTGGAGTGGATGAAGAAGACCCGCCCTGCAGAGGGTACGAATGCGTTGCGCCGGCCGCTGTGGATTCCACGCCCGGTAAAACCGGCGACAGAGGTGTATCGCATGCCGTGA
- a CDS encoding cytochrome c biogenesis protein CcdA has product MTPLLTALVAFGAGIASFLSPCVLPLVPAYIGHLAGTSVSEEQDAQATMRTVAHAAFFVLGFSTIFVLLWTLIGLVGWAIQGYTFYLRYIGGVILVIFGLHVAGVFRVRWLNQERRVYVDRSRPRSYLTSWLVGLTFAAGWTPCIGPILAGIIALATTRETVGQGSLLLALYSAGLGIPFLLTAVGLSRAVPAIRWMNRHGHTVEVVSGGFLIVVGVMLFTNTFALLNAYFAWIPVF; this is encoded by the coding sequence ATGACACCGCTCCTCACCGCCCTCGTCGCCTTCGGCGCCGGCATTGCCTCGTTCCTCTCACCGTGCGTACTGCCGCTTGTACCGGCCTACATTGGTCATTTGGCGGGAACGAGTGTATCTGAGGAGCAGGACGCCCAAGCAACGATGCGCACCGTCGCCCACGCGGCCTTTTTCGTACTCGGCTTTTCTACCATCTTTGTGCTGCTTTGGACACTCATCGGCCTGGTGGGCTGGGCGATACAGGGGTACACTTTCTATCTGCGCTACATCGGAGGTGTGATTCTCGTCATTTTCGGGCTGCACGTTGCCGGAGTCTTTCGCGTGCGCTGGCTCAACCAGGAGCGCCGTGTTTATGTCGACCGCAGCCGCCCGCGCAGCTATCTCACGTCGTGGCTTGTCGGCCTCACTTTTGCGGCGGGCTGGACGCCCTGCATTGGCCCCATCCTCGCCGGCATCATTGCCCTGGCGACGACACGGGAGACGGTGGGGCAAGGCTCATTACTCCTGGCACTCTACTCAGCCGGACTTGGCATCCCGTTCTTGCTTACCGCGGTCGGACTCTCCCGCGCGGTGCCCGCCATACGCTGGATGAATCGGCACGGCCATACCGTGGAGGTAGTCAGCGGCGGTTTCCTGATCGTGGTGGGCGTAATGCTATTTACGAACACGTTTGCCCTCCTCAATGCCTACTTTGCGTGGATCCCGGTTTTCTAG
- a CDS encoding extracellular solute-binding protein: protein MSFARSRITRRRMLAGSGGVLGAIALAACGTAMPADSGEMPEQAAEETKAEEPAPAEKVTVSVRWISNDLTRVEPFYENLVVARFYENYDNIELDWVGDTYRDTMSQLNTQLAAGDAPDVFHNDGVFFARNRDAGFARAITEYVQRDSAQLQGVRGPEFFTDEKQDVYGVSMGVGGAALAYNTDHFDRYGINRLPAEGIDWNPNDGGTLLEIASEITGRGENEDPRVWGWFNNKQATFDILGMLLQNGTNFLSDDYRRSRAHEPEFIAVIQFLWDLEFKNRVAPDPDAVAEFNASIPEGTSYHGPFAWQRSAMMNLGLGQSGSWGSPDPESLPIVAVEYIHGPANNKVPGGGRVVEMWGSTEVPDEAWEVMKFPLIDHEVQVGVFTILRDGLPANTNTWDDARLLEKSGRPPREVEAYMAPLREGRGQYWQVNGVWLEWWRAFRGNMNRAWAQEVTVEEAMQTASKESQVVLDEYYANQE, encoded by the coding sequence ATGTCATTTGCACGAAGTCGTATTACGCGTCGGCGCATGCTCGCAGGCAGTGGCGGCGTTCTTGGCGCGATCGCGCTGGCAGCGTGCGGCACCGCCATGCCGGCCGATTCCGGCGAAATGCCGGAGCAGGCTGCAGAGGAGACCAAGGCCGAAGAACCGGCACCAGCAGAGAAGGTCACGGTTTCGGTTAGGTGGATCTCCAACGACCTTACTCGCGTTGAGCCATTCTACGAGAATCTCGTTGTGGCGCGATTCTACGAAAACTACGACAACATCGAGCTTGATTGGGTAGGCGACACCTACCGCGACACCATGAGCCAGCTCAATACGCAGTTGGCCGCCGGTGACGCTCCGGACGTATTCCACAACGACGGTGTCTTCTTCGCCCGCAACCGTGACGCAGGGTTTGCTCGGGCGATCACCGAGTATGTCCAGCGGGATTCTGCTCAGCTCCAGGGGGTCCGCGGTCCTGAATTCTTTACGGACGAGAAGCAGGATGTCTACGGCGTCTCCATGGGTGTCGGTGGCGCAGCGCTTGCCTACAATACCGACCATTTCGATCGCTACGGCATCAACCGCTTGCCTGCCGAAGGCATCGACTGGAACCCGAATGACGGCGGCACGCTGCTGGAGATCGCTTCAGAAATTACGGGCCGCGGCGAAAACGAAGATCCCAGGGTGTGGGGTTGGTTCAACAATAAGCAGGCCACTTTCGACATTCTGGGGATGCTGCTTCAGAACGGCACGAATTTCCTCTCCGATGACTACCGTCGTTCCCGCGCGCACGAACCGGAATTCATTGCGGTTATACAATTCCTGTGGGACTTGGAATTCAAGAATCGTGTTGCACCGGATCCCGACGCCGTCGCGGAATTCAATGCTTCCATACCTGAAGGAACATCGTACCACGGACCCTTTGCCTGGCAGCGGTCGGCCATGATGAATCTCGGCCTGGGCCAGTCCGGTTCCTGGGGCTCACCGGATCCAGAGAGTCTTCCCATTGTCGCCGTGGAGTACATCCATGGCCCGGCAAACAACAAGGTACCTGGCGGTGGACGTGTGGTGGAAATGTGGGGCAGCACTGAAGTGCCCGATGAGGCCTGGGAAGTGATGAAATTCCCCTTGATCGACCATGAAGTTCAAGTGGGAGTCTTCACTATTCTCCGTGACGGTCTGCCGGCCAATACCAACACCTGGGATGACGCTCGCCTGCTCGAGAAGAGCGGTCGACCGCCGCGTGAGGTGGAAGCGTACATGGCGCCCCTCAGAGAAGGCCGCGGCCAGTACTGGCAAGTCAATGGTGTGTGGCTGGAGTGGTGGCGCGCGTTCCGTGGCAATATGAACCGCGCGTGGGCCCAAGAGGTCACCGTCGAGGAAGCCATGCAGACGGCAAGCAAGGAATCACAGGTTGTGCTGGACGAGTACTACGCAAACCAAGAGTAG
- a CDS encoding S8 family serine peptidase: MRAPDAWETTRGSPDVVVAVIEKGIDVGHPDLEGQILPGWDLWEDDESLDDTSRPRKHKDSTDHGTHICGIIAARADNGIGIAGVAPECRILPVRVNTYHDGELARGIRFAVDNGARVINLSDVGYMYTTKHGLPTIYSAWTPPHSEELLEACRYAQQHNVLIVNATGGNQAHNVAKYPALCPGVVNVASADKSGRMADFSDYGDLTEVAAPSGWRDYDLANDPSRRILPLAEECVMAAALGAHPQAEYGVLSTISGEHGGYVEWSGGCMAIGHVSGLAGLVWSRHPGLTAEQVRMVIRNTAKQPAGGSGWNPFMGHGIIDAHAAVSVDRVECDLEIAAVEVAELNREIGRVQVTVANRGVIDAHDVALMVFDGPIDEGGGMQLGHALVPTVVGREEAVCEVPFRIPEGKDSLVVVCDPRGQLSERQRQEGRLCLQADVRLAAMAQKVPI, from the coding sequence ATGAGGGCCCCAGACGCCTGGGAAACAACGCGCGGCAGCCCGGACGTGGTGGTGGCTGTCATCGAGAAAGGCATTGACGTCGGGCATCCCGACCTGGAGGGCCAGATTCTGCCGGGATGGGACTTGTGGGAGGATGACGAAAGCCTCGACGACACCTCGCGACCGCGCAAACACAAGGACTCTACCGATCACGGCACCCACATTTGCGGCATTATTGCCGCGCGCGCTGACAACGGTATCGGCATTGCCGGGGTCGCGCCGGAGTGCCGTATTCTCCCCGTGCGGGTCAATACTTACCATGATGGCGAGCTCGCGCGCGGGATCCGATTTGCCGTGGACAACGGCGCGCGGGTCATCAATCTGAGCGACGTGGGCTACATGTACACTACCAAGCACGGCCTGCCCACGATCTACAGCGCCTGGACTCCGCCGCATTCGGAGGAACTGCTGGAGGCCTGCCGGTATGCCCAGCAGCACAATGTGCTTATAGTCAATGCTACCGGCGGCAATCAGGCCCACAATGTCGCTAAGTATCCCGCGCTCTGCCCGGGTGTAGTCAATGTGGCTTCCGCGGACAAGAGCGGCCGCATGGCAGACTTTAGCGACTATGGCGACCTCACGGAGGTCGCGGCGCCGTCCGGCTGGCGTGACTACGACCTTGCGAATGATCCCTCGCGGCGCATTCTGCCGCTGGCGGAAGAATGCGTTATGGCAGCCGCGCTGGGTGCTCATCCCCAAGCGGAATACGGCGTTCTTAGTACGATTTCCGGTGAGCACGGCGGCTACGTAGAGTGGTCGGGCGGCTGCATGGCAATAGGACATGTCTCCGGCCTCGCGGGGCTCGTGTGGTCGCGACATCCCGGCCTTACGGCCGAGCAGGTCAGGATGGTAATACGCAATACCGCAAAGCAGCCGGCCGGTGGCAGCGGCTGGAATCCGTTTATGGGCCACGGCATTATCGATGCCCATGCGGCTGTATCAGTCGACCGCGTGGAGTGTGACCTGGAAATTGCAGCGGTGGAGGTTGCTGAGTTAAATCGAGAGATCGGTCGTGTACAGGTAACTGTGGCGAACAGAGGGGTGATTGACGCACACGACGTGGCACTGATGGTCTTTGATGGGCCGATTGACGAGGGTGGCGGCATGCAACTGGGACATGCACTAGTGCCGACAGTAGTCGGACGCGAGGAAGCGGTGTGTGAGGTGCCCTTCCGAATACCGGAAGGTAAGGACAGCCTGGTGGTCGTCTGCGATCCTCGGGGCCAACTCTCCGAGCGGCAGCGGCAAGAGGGTAGGCTCTGCCTGCAGGCGGATGTACGATTGGCGGCAATGGCACAGAAAGTGCCGATTTAG
- a CDS encoding extracellular solute-binding protein, giving the protein MAIHNRHLTRRSVLAGIGGSLGVLAIAACAQGTATQMPAEESEPEEEAKQAEEAPVMETVTVRAGWISNDASVIEPFYGDLLVASFEAAHPNIKVAWEGAPAREHHAKLATQLAANEAPDVFHSDGVRYALFRDSGYINDLAPFLQRDAGALQGVIGPEFFRDPDGSTWGISSSIGGVATAYNTAHFDKFGVNRLPEGGINWNPTDGGEFLEIAQELTQRGSTEADPVWGFFNNKQITGDVLSLLVQNGTNFLSDDYRRSRIHEPEFMEVVEFLHNLEFKWQVSPDPEHVALLLEAIPEGQTYHAPFAFQRTAMMNLLMGQSGRWGGPDPESLPVVAVKFLSGPQNDKVPSGGRVMEHWGSSQQPDEAWDLMRFFLTDHEVNIATFTILKSGLPPNTNFWDDERLYVKSGRPPREIEAYMATLREGKGYYWQVNGVWSAWIGAYRTGQGAIWAGEATVEEAMQQASKEAQAALDEYYG; this is encoded by the coding sequence ATGGCAATTCACAATCGTCATCTCACACGGAGAAGCGTCCTCGCCGGCATCGGCGGTTCATTAGGCGTCTTGGCAATCGCCGCGTGCGCGCAAGGAACGGCAACGCAGATGCCTGCCGAAGAGTCTGAGCCTGAGGAGGAGGCCAAGCAGGCTGAAGAAGCACCTGTGATGGAGACGGTAACGGTGCGCGCCGGTTGGATTTCCAACGATGCCTCAGTGATCGAGCCCTTCTACGGCGATCTGCTTGTCGCCAGCTTCGAAGCGGCGCATCCCAACATCAAGGTGGCGTGGGAAGGCGCGCCCGCCAGAGAACACCACGCCAAGCTCGCGACCCAGTTGGCGGCCAACGAAGCGCCGGACGTTTTCCACAGTGACGGAGTTCGCTACGCGCTCTTCCGCGACTCCGGGTACATCAACGACCTCGCGCCCTTCTTGCAGCGCGACGCCGGGGCACTGCAAGGCGTGATCGGCCCGGAATTTTTCCGCGACCCCGACGGCAGCACATGGGGTATCTCCAGCAGCATCGGCGGCGTCGCCACGGCCTACAACACCGCCCACTTCGATAAGTTCGGCGTCAACCGCCTGCCTGAAGGCGGAATCAATTGGAATCCGACCGATGGCGGTGAGTTCTTAGAAATAGCGCAAGAGCTCACCCAGCGCGGCAGCACCGAGGCGGACCCGGTCTGGGGCTTCTTCAACAACAAGCAAATCACCGGCGACGTGCTGAGCCTGCTCGTGCAGAACGGCACAAATTTCCTCAGCGACGACTACCGTCGCTCGCGCATCCATGAACCGGAGTTCATGGAAGTTGTGGAATTCCTGCACAACCTGGAATTCAAGTGGCAGGTATCCCCAGATCCCGAGCACGTCGCGCTGCTGCTGGAGGCGATACCAGAAGGGCAGACCTATCACGCGCCGTTCGCGTTCCAACGGACGGCAATGATGAACCTGCTCATGGGTCAGTCCGGCCGTTGGGGCGGTCCCGATCCGGAGAGCTTGCCGGTGGTGGCCGTGAAGTTCCTGAGCGGTCCCCAGAACGACAAGGTGCCAAGCGGAGGCCGGGTCATGGAGCATTGGGGCAGCTCGCAACAGCCCGATGAAGCCTGGGACCTCATGCGCTTCTTCCTGACAGACCACGAGGTGAACATCGCGACCTTCACCATACTCAAGTCCGGTCTGCCGCCCAATACGAATTTCTGGGACGACGAGCGGCTCTATGTGAAGTCTGGCCGACCGCCGCGTGAAATCGAGGCCTACATGGCCACGCTGCGCGAGGGCAAGGGCTACTACTGGCAGGTGAACGGCGTCTGGAGCGCCTGGATCGGCGCTTACCGCACCGGTCAGGGCGCGATCTGGGCCGGTGAAGCCACGGTAGAGGAAGCGATGCAACAAGCCAGCAAGGAGGCGCAAGCGGCGCTGGACGAGTATTACGGCTAG